Genomic DNA from bacterium:
ACCAACGACAGCACCTTGGTTTCTTCCCTGGGTTTCGCCTTCAGTTTCCTCTTTGGTTCCTCCGGTCCGGTTTCCTGCGATTCGGTGAGAGCGAGATAATCCCCATCAATGGCCTGTTCGCGGGGCAGCTCAATAACACGGGTGCGCAAACGCTCCTCTGGCGGGAACAGTTTTTTCAGCTCCTCCTGCTTGTTAACTGATGCCATAGCATTGTTCACGCCCAGCACCTGATGGTTTCGTCCCACGATCTTGCGTACCCCTCCAGGCTTGCTCGCATCGAACAGGATGAAATTCTCCACGATATCCAGCAGGCAATCTTTGGCAAGCATGCCGTTGAGCAGCACCTCGGCATCCACGCTGCCCTTGTCCTTCTCATCGAGCCGCTTCCATTCGCAAAAATGCTCCCATTGGCTCGTAATAGAGCCGTAGCGAGCCCTATCGCCATTGCTGACAATTAAAAATGCGTTGTGGTAGAAGGCGTGACCTATGACATGCTCATCCAGGTAGTCGCACAGGTTGCCGTCAAAACCAGCACGGATGTTTTTATAGACTGCCTTGAGTTCGATAAACACGAGCGGCAGACCGTTAACGAAACAAACCAGATCAGCACGGCGATTATAGTTCGGTGCTCGTAATCCGGTAAGCTTAAGTTCCCGCACAGCGAGAAAGCGGTTATTCGCGGGATTGTCAAAGTCAATAACCTTTGCCTGAACATGGCGCAGGTTTCCTTTGGCATCTTGATAGCTCACCGGCACGCCATCTCGGATGTATTTGTAGAACGTCTGATTGTGCTGGACCAGCGATCGTGTGAAGTCATAGCGGGTGAGATTTTTCACTGCGTCGTCAATAGCCTTGTCCGGCAATTCCTTGTTGAGTTTCACAAGTGCGGCCCGCAGGTCACGAATCAGCACTATCTCACGGGTGTCGGTACGGCCCAGTGTGCCATTCTGCCCGAAGACTTCTTCGTTCCAGGCGTAAATATTATCCCAGCCAAGCACCTTTTCCAGATGCTCAGCAAAGGTGGCCTGCACCAGTCGGTCTTCGCTATTGATGTCGGTAAAAGCCATTTTGGTTTATTTCTCCCTCTGCACTGTCTGTACCTTTTGCACCATTAGCCCTTTTAGCACCGTTAGCATTTTGTTATAATCATACCGTTATCTCGCCGCTCATCAGACGAGGCAGGAGCAGATCGCGGGCTGAGCGGAGTTTTTGGTTTTGGAAAAAGAGCATTCGCAGTTGGTTATCTATCGGTACTGAAATTTCCTCGAAAGCTTGAACCAACTGATTAGGCGGAGACAAGAGCTTCTGGTTCTCGAACTCCGTCTTTGTAACTGAAGCGAATATTGCACCCGACCCAATCATATCTTCTTTGAAAAAGTGAGCGCGCATTTGGTAAAACAAGAAGGACTGGTGGCCTGAGAGGCTTCGAAGTGCAGATAGACCTCGACCAATCACGATTTTATTGAGGGTGATATTGAGCCTTCCAACAGGAGCTCGAACACTGCAAAGGATGCTGCCCTCATAGGCGACGCGGTTTTGGGCTGTAGTGTACACCCTATCAGTAACGAAGCGGTTCCCAAAATCGGCTACACCTTGGTGAAACGGCAGCCCCTCGCCTGTCTCATTGTAATACTTCGACTCTGGGCTTTGCCCCATTGTCACATCAGCAAGTTCACCAAGCGTTTTATTCTCCCACCCCTCCGGCACCCCATCTATAATGCGAGTATGTTCATGCCCAGGAAAGCGCAACCTTATGAACCACTCTTGATATAGCAACCGCACCGACTCCTCCAATAGTGCCATCCGTCGCTGGTTGTTTTCGATTAGGTCGTTGTAGATAGAGAGAATTGTTGTAATCTTGCGTTGAACTGAGAGGGATGGAAGAGCTATAGGGAAATCTGGAAATCTCTCCAATGGAATACGATCAACTGTCGCACCATTTATGATCTCAACAACTTTTCTCCATTCATGAGACATGAAGTAATAGAGAAGATATCGGCTATCAACTTTATTTGGATCAGGTCGCACAAGTGCAACGCGACGCCCAAGACAGCCTCGAAAGCCTTTAGGAATAATCGCATAACGGTGTAGTGTTGCCTCATATGTAAAGACGATGTCATCAGCTTGTGGAGTTACTCGCCGTGTCCACCTTGGGAATTCTTCTTCTGAAATATGACGAATCTGGGAGAGATCAAGGTGTCCATCATCGGTGATATTCTTGATGCCAAGAAAAATCGGCCCATCGGAAGCCTCTTTCGGTGTTGCGTGGGGTCCATCATAAATACCAATGCAGTAATCCTTGATCGGGCGTGGTGTAGAGGTCCTCATGCTCCCAACCCCTCAAAATTCCCTTGAACACCCACCGCCATCGCCCCACCTTCAGCGCTTCCCAAAACACCGCTCATATCTCCACCTCCAACAGCTTAACAATTTCTTCGGGTGAGGGCAACTGGCCTTTCAATTCTTTGGGCAGACGTTTGACGATACGGTAGGTAGCAACGCCGATAGGCTTATGGGTATCATGCAGAGCGTACTCGACGATTGTACGGCTTTTTTCCTTGCATAGAATGATGCCGATAGAAGGATTCTCGCCCTCGACACGGACGAGATTATCCAAGGCAGCCAAATAAAACTGCATCTTGCCCACAAATTCAGGTTTGAACTCACCAATCTTTAATTCCAGCGCCACCAGGCATTTCAACCGGCGATGGTAAAGGAGCAGGTCAATGAAATACTCCTTGCCGTCCACTTCCAGTCGAAATTGGCTGCCAACAAAGGCAAACAATCCGCCCATAGCGCGCAGGAAATCCTCGATACGGGCGATCAAAGCACGCTCCAATTCCCGCTCGCTGTGTTCAGAATCCAACTCAAGAAAATCGAAAGTATACTCGTCTTTGACTGCCAGTTTAGCCTGAGCGAGAATTTGAGGAGAAACGGTCTGGTCGAAATTCGTCTGGCCGAGCAGTGTTTTTTCATAGCTTTGGTTTTCTATTTGATGGATGAGGACATTTTTTGACCAGCCGAACTTTTTCGTCATGCGCAGGTAGAATTCCTTTTCCAACAAGTCATTGCATCGCTCCAGAATGATGAGATTATGAGACCATCCGATTTCTCGCACTAGTGGTGCGAGTTTTTCACTGGGAGAATATGTCTCGTAAAACGACTTCATCCGCCAAAGGTTGGATGCGGAAAAACCTTTAATGCCAGGGAATTCTTGCTGCAAATCGTCGGCAAGCCCCTGTACGAGGGATTTTCCCCAGCCCTGGTCCTGTTTTTGTTCCGAGATTACCCGGCCAATATCCCAGTAGAGAGACACTAACTCCTTATTGACAGCGCGCAAAGCCTCATACTGCGCCGACCGGATTCTCTCCCGGATATCCTTCAATAATTGCGAGTATCCTTCGATCGCTTTTACCATGTCACGCATCTTGGGCTGTTTTGCTTTAGTCATACCCCGTGCCCTTTCCCGCAGCCTTGGACGATCACTTCTATCATATCCCCAACGCCTCAAAATTTTCCTGAATCTTTGCCGCCAGCTCGACAGCCTCTTTGTTGAGGTCTGCCAGTTCCACATGAATGTCACGGAGGGCCTGCTCAAAGTCGAAGTCCTCATCAATCTCAGATGGAGCAACCCCAACATAGCGGCCTGGTGTGAGGCTCCAGTCTGCTGCTGCAATCTCGGCGCGGGTGACGACCTTGCATAGCCCAGGCACAGCCTGCATCATACCATCCGGGAATCGGTCCTGCAACCACACGACTTGGCGATGAAAATAGGCAGCGCTTTTAAGTTGCTCAACCGCATCCTTGCGCTGTTCATCCAATTGCTTGAAACGTTTTATTGTTGCTCGGCGGTCATACAATTCAACGGCCTTCTCAATGGCCGCCATCCCGCCTACATTTCCAGCCGTTTCTCCGGCCACCTCCCCAGATACCTTTCCGGTCAGTTCCCCAACTAACTTTCCAGCCATATCCCCGGCCCGGCTGGCGAGCTTATAGAGCAGATCAACCTGCTTCACCAGCCCTTTGATTTGAGCAGCAAGCGGATCGAAGGCTTGCCGGGCAGCGTGCTGCATGTCATTAGTGGCAGGCAGAGCGGTTTCATACTGCTGGCGGAAACCCGCCAGGCCAGCAACCAGAGTTTTACGGTCAGTTTCATAGGCGGTGGCTGCTTCACGCCATTCGGCCAGTCCATCCTTGAGCATCTGCTTCTGCTCGTCCGGTATCGCTTCAATGTCTGCAATGCCTTGGACAAAAGCTTCAAAAGGTTCCCGGACAGCCTTAAGCGTGGCATCGAAAGCATCAAGCCGCTCGGAAATAACGCTACTCTCAGTGCATACCTTAGAGAGGTAGGACTTCACCAGATCGAGAAACCTGGCCTGCTGTCCTCTGTAGAGCCAGACAATGGCAGAAAGGTTAGCGAGCTGTTCAGGGCTGAAGTCATAAATCTTGCGCGTGACCTTCCGGTAGACGTTGCGGGCATCGATCATCAGCACCTGGTCGCGTCGGTTTTCGGGTTTGCCCTTGTCAAAGTGCCATAACTCGCACGGCACAGTTCGGGTATAAAAAAAGTTTGAGCGGATGGCGATCATTACGTCTACATTACCAGTCTCAACCAGTTTACGGCGCACTTCTGCCTCGCCGTGTCCGGCGCTGGATGCCTGGGAGGACATGACAAAGCCAGCGCGGCCTGTCTCTTTCAGATAACTGTGGAAATAGGATATCCATAAGTAATTGGCGTTGGAGACTGTACCCATGCTTTTCTTTCCATCGCCATTGTTTTTCTTGGCCTTTCCCTTGCTGATACCTGGCAGGCCGAATGGCAGGCGTCGATCGCCGTTGACCTTTTCAGCGTTCACCATGTCTACATTGAAGGGCGGATTAGCCATAACAAAGTCACACTTGCCCCAGATGGGATGGACATCATCATAGAAAGTGTTGGCCTCACGGATATCGCCTTCCAGCCCGTGAACAGCAAGGTTCATCTTGGCCAGCCGGATGGTGGTTGCGGTCTTTTCCTGGCCATAGAAAGTTACCCGTTTCATGGTTTCCAGCCCTTCATTCTCGATGAAATGGCTGGACTGCACAAACATGCCGCCGGATCCGCAGGCAGGGTCAAAGATTATGCCGTGATCAGGCTCGATGACATTGACAATCGTTTGCACCAGGGAAGGCGGAGTAAAGAATTCACCGTTATCCTGTGCGCCCTGGATTGCGAATTTCATGAGGAAATATTCATATATCCGGCCAAACACATCGCCCGATGCTGTGCGCAGAACCTCGCTATCAAAATTGCGCAGCAGGTCTTCGAGAAGGTCGTCCTCAAACCGGTCATAATCCTTGGGAAGCTGCCCCCTGAGCGGCTCAAAGTCCTCCTCGATGGCGTTCATTGCCTCGACCAGCGATTTCCCGATAACGCCATTACCCTTGGGAATGCTGAGCAGGGCTTCATAACGAGCGTTCTCCGGCAGCATCAGCGCCCGGCGTTTTATGAAGTCGCCCTTCACCAGTTGACGTTTGGGCATCTTGCCAGACGCCTGATCTGCTTCGATCTGTGCGAGTGCAGCCTGATACCTGTTGGTTGCATGGCGCAAGAAGATCACTCCCAACACCGGCATGCAGTATTCACTGGAAGTCAGCTTGGAATTAGCGCGAAGCTGATCAGCCGCCTCC
This window encodes:
- a CDS encoding restriction endonuclease subunit S — translated: MRTSTPRPIKDYCIGIYDGPHATPKEASDGPIFLGIKNITDDGHLDLSQIRHISEEEFPRWTRRVTPQADDIVFTYEATLHRYAIIPKGFRGCLGRRVALVRPDPNKVDSRYLLYYFMSHEWRKVVEIINGATVDRIPLERFPDFPIALPSLSVQRKITTILSIYNDLIENNQRRMALLEESVRLLYQEWFIRLRFPGHEHTRIIDGVPEGWENKTLGELADVTMGQSPESKYYNETGEGLPFHQGVADFGNRFVTDRVYTTAQNRVAYEGSILCSVRAPVGRLNITLNKIVIGRGLSALRSLSGHQSFLFYQMRAHFFKEDMIGSGAIFASVTKTEFENQKLLSPPNQLVQAFEEISVPIDNQLRMLFFQNQKLRSARDLLLPRLMSGEITV
- a CDS encoding PDDEXK nuclease domain-containing protein, coding for MRDMVKAIEGYSQLLKDIRERIRSAQYEALRAVNKELVSLYWDIGRVISEQKQDQGWGKSLVQGLADDLQQEFPGIKGFSASNLWRMKSFYETYSPSEKLAPLVREIGWSHNLIILERCNDLLEKEFYLRMTKKFGWSKNVLIHQIENQSYEKTLLGQTNFDQTVSPQILAQAKLAVKDEYTFDFLELDSEHSERELERALIARIEDFLRAMGGLFAFVGSQFRLEVDGKEYFIDLLLYHRRLKCLVALELKIGEFKPEFVGKMQFYLAALDNLVRVEGENPSIGIILCKEKSRTIVEYALHDTHKPIGVATYRIVKRLPKELKGQLPSPEEIVKLLEVEI
- a CDS encoding N-6 DNA methylase — protein: MQNIEQLENSLWEAADQLRANSKLTSSEYCMPVLGVIFLRHATNRYQAALAQIEADQASGKMPKRQLVKGDFIKRRALMLPENARYEALLSIPKGNGVIGKSLVEAMNAIEEDFEPLRGQLPKDYDRFEDDLLEDLLRNFDSEVLRTASGDVFGRIYEYFLMKFAIQGAQDNGEFFTPPSLVQTIVNVIEPDHGIIFDPACGSGGMFVQSSHFIENEGLETMKRVTFYGQEKTATTIRLAKMNLAVHGLEGDIREANTFYDDVHPIWGKCDFVMANPPFNVDMVNAEKVNGDRRLPFGLPGISKGKAKKNNGDGKKSMGTVSNANYLWISYFHSYLKETGRAGFVMSSQASSAGHGEAEVRRKLVETGNVDVMIAIRSNFFYTRTVPCELWHFDKGKPENRRDQVLMIDARNVYRKVTRKIYDFSPEQLANLSAIVWLYRGQQARFLDLVKSYLSKVCTESSVISERLDAFDATLKAVREPFEAFVQGIADIEAIPDEQKQMLKDGLAEWREAATAYETDRKTLVAGLAGFRQQYETALPATNDMQHAARQAFDPLAAQIKGLVKQVDLLYKLASRAGDMAGKLVGELTGKVSGEVAGETAGNVGGMAAIEKAVELYDRRATIKRFKQLDEQRKDAVEQLKSAAYFHRQVVWLQDRFPDGMMQAVPGLCKVVTRAEIAAADWSLTPGRYVGVAPSEIDEDFDFEQALRDIHVELADLNKEAVELAAKIQENFEALGI